A region of Thermobifida halotolerans DNA encodes the following proteins:
- a CDS encoding DUF4011 domain-containing protein: MDATSHDNRATLHKQLENWREELLDLSKRNRLLRFRHTRTTTLEIRGPGHTELLRRLPRGVGFASLPFKPAKDAGSESPDKAEEDHPATQEEKDLAAGAEEAPSTDVRKKKRQEITTQRRYQEDLDASLRRIARESQRAALETGIWVLYLAVGFLQWKDPKDQDYSRAPLVLVPVELRATGDGGYRLHSSDAAETVVNPSIGIKLAEYGIDWSRVEEASPEDPGEVLDAVRRCVAKQRDWTVDDSMVVARFTFHKEAMYRDLIDNEARILDHPLVRAVASDPRISADDPTLAYDLPPLERLDEVQEPESTSLVLDADAYQRRAVAAACQGKSFVLNGPPGTGKSQTIANIIAGLVHAGRTVLFVSEKAAALDVVHKRLASCRIDITTLPLHDGKTRGGAVAKALNRALRARIAPMPRQAADWRKEARRLRERLSTHAQAINEVDPETGLSLHQALGVVGSRPEGMPDDAELGVVTPDAALFTREGRARIRRTAKDMVHAWEVFAAPEKSPWFGIEQVDEAEEALRRALTALTELVGQQQRYARIAGDRGIPSVDRAHRWIALLDVLDECDDVPPHWFVSADFDTEVARPVAEAAGRLTELASLRARADFDWKRVSRLPTVDGIEKGTPTAAEPPTTIPLAALTGAEARELAELCGEWARRMADAAGTVEETVRRTGLPVPGEHQVAQRLLAVAVDLSAEPLPEPRWLPGSRVQEVRASLGDFTRQRAQLRTSRDAAKDLFHPRVLDRDDLTELQNRLRTWRRAVQTVTERGDVPAHWLTAADFTTEVRTPATAAWERWRTYVHAETDLRAFTRVDWRTLPDVAAHTDPEGAGTDFDTAGLGADRARSDAEFFDRWARTLENLLATGRDIARTLSLPVPEDHDSVHTTLEIAARLESATMPSPAWLDEDALRAARETAQDARAQVAELAQARETASDLFHENRVLTQEWLAELCERFTGYGALSRLGSTYRADRKLASSLTVTGNWDRRIPERLGEALRWQRAHRELEQRSTDYQTVLGEYWDGEDTDFTALDTAFCIAGLMVASAPETDRSGVRRFLAHGEPLGEAANQRARTALDELRSWREAQKYLPDGAVLTERPLAEAVAWLRGAAARLRSDTGLIDLLTPAVGKDATTTDQARGIRDALLRLREAWVNLDQEEKADRAVLGPFWQAPINRETELRQALDWAEQANRVCRETLDGLVDGVRGEPADITSLREQAAVSDVAESDPRVQGVLGTAYHRDRALAASLTLNSRWQDEITDRLDDARRWHRDHWLLREQFPRFADVFGSFWLEEETDTAGAEEAVAKAERWRRELDSQELAVLASFLSQGDLSDLADSLEQARHTLEEWPTVARTGLGGTAAVARLAPEHATRWLDANTERVAHAAQTVEGAFGTAAASATVAEADRRIRFARQLQAAEAVREQSETADRSLLGRLYRIDKNLDDVLGQAVDWARGVHDIVSGLRADSSEGWSAEAITGLQAGKNTTDLRRAIEEWEEARQAFTALFQTAVRQRLAEELGEDLTEAEKRLLGMRDSVASLDQWRTAASTGEEIRRYGLEALLRRYVQAGGDPNLWPDAVERAVLRAWVDQRLAEDGRLRLEPGEARDAEVAEFRSHDVRLQEWARYSTLHHWAARRSHVRSQSTGITVIKREAEKKRRHKPVRRLMEEAGSDVRDITPCLMMSPLTVSMFLPPELTFDVVIFDEASQVKPADAINCVYRGRALIVAGDQKQLPPTSFFDRVADEDEEWNEEDPDSFQSLLDMCKASGRMRELPLRWHYRSRHEDLIAFSNRKFYDGELVTFPGARVEDNNTGVVFFRADGVYDRGGRRNNRIEAELVAQRVIHHFRTRPGLTLGVVAMSREQADAIEDAVDKAFDQYPELRSRTSGDDRLDGFFVKNLETVQGDERDVIILSVGYGPTSDGKFHKNFGPLNRPDGYRRLNVAITRAKHRVEVVASFSADQVALGPNDAEGLRRLCEYLRYAEYGHAVLDPQPTGDRDEDTATESPFEDSVMAVLREWGYDVQPRVGVAGYRVDLGVRHPQEPGRYAIGIECDGAMYHSSRVARDRDRLREGVLRNLGWRLHRIWGTEWYRDREEAEKRLREAVEAAIAETTPRDDAEPPAEPVEDVQEQGTAQEAEGPIVEIPDEDDGGDVPEPVAHGRPWLEEYVEAEVAESVIPHDLDPRSPEARPYLQQMFSAIAAVESPIERDLLFRRAFDHWPEGTRLTKPVRQNFAQALQGLIRGKLLHKKDDTVWAPGSELSVRRPAPGQDPRRVAEVPPVERREAMRMLVAESRRVARETLLRSTREVFGWKRSGKDITAALTKDLEALLDSGELAEEDGLIVPAEPPGEDR; the protein is encoded by the coding sequence GTGGACGCCACCTCCCACGACAACAGGGCGACGCTGCACAAGCAGTTGGAGAACTGGCGTGAGGAGTTGCTCGACCTCAGCAAACGCAATCGGCTGCTGCGCTTCCGGCATACCAGAACCACCACCCTGGAGATCCGCGGACCCGGCCACACCGAACTCCTGAGACGACTGCCCCGGGGTGTGGGGTTCGCGTCGCTGCCTTTCAAACCCGCCAAGGACGCCGGAAGCGAAAGCCCTGACAAAGCCGAGGAAGACCATCCCGCCACCCAGGAGGAGAAAGACCTCGCCGCTGGCGCGGAAGAGGCGCCCTCCACCGACGTCCGCAAGAAGAAGCGCCAGGAGATCACCACCCAGCGCAGGTACCAGGAGGACCTCGACGCGTCGCTGCGCAGGATTGCCCGGGAGAGCCAGCGCGCGGCCCTGGAGACCGGTATCTGGGTCCTCTACCTCGCCGTGGGCTTCCTCCAGTGGAAGGATCCCAAAGACCAGGATTACTCCCGCGCGCCGCTGGTGCTCGTCCCGGTGGAGTTGAGGGCGACCGGCGATGGAGGCTACCGGCTGCACTCCTCCGACGCCGCGGAAACCGTCGTCAACCCCTCCATCGGCATCAAACTCGCCGAGTACGGCATCGACTGGAGTCGCGTCGAGGAGGCCTCCCCCGAAGACCCCGGAGAGGTTCTCGACGCCGTCCGCCGCTGTGTGGCCAAACAGCGCGACTGGACGGTCGACGACAGTATGGTCGTGGCGCGGTTCACCTTCCACAAGGAAGCGATGTACCGCGACCTCATCGACAACGAAGCCAGGATTCTGGACCACCCGCTGGTCCGTGCCGTGGCATCCGATCCCCGCATCAGTGCGGACGACCCCACGCTCGCCTACGACCTGCCGCCCCTGGAACGCCTCGACGAGGTACAGGAGCCCGAGAGCACCTCGCTTGTCCTCGACGCCGACGCCTACCAGCGACGGGCCGTCGCCGCGGCCTGCCAGGGCAAGAGCTTTGTGCTCAACGGTCCGCCCGGCACCGGCAAGAGCCAGACCATCGCCAACATCATCGCCGGACTCGTCCACGCCGGACGCACCGTCCTGTTCGTCAGCGAGAAGGCCGCCGCGCTCGATGTCGTCCACAAACGGCTGGCCTCCTGCAGAATCGACATCACCACCCTTCCCCTCCACGACGGCAAGACTCGCGGCGGGGCCGTCGCCAAGGCCCTCAACCGCGCGCTCAGGGCCAGGATCGCCCCGATGCCACGCCAAGCTGCCGACTGGCGGAAGGAGGCGCGCAGACTCCGGGAGCGCCTCTCCACGCACGCCCAAGCGATCAACGAGGTCGACCCGGAAACCGGACTCTCCCTCCACCAGGCGCTGGGAGTGGTCGGCAGCCGTCCCGAAGGCATGCCCGACGACGCAGAACTCGGCGTGGTCACCCCCGACGCCGCCCTGTTCACCCGAGAAGGCCGGGCACGAATCAGGCGGACCGCCAAGGACATGGTCCACGCCTGGGAGGTGTTCGCCGCTCCGGAGAAGTCTCCCTGGTTCGGTATCGAACAGGTCGACGAGGCCGAGGAGGCGCTCCGTCGGGCCCTGACCGCACTCACCGAACTCGTCGGACAGCAGCAGCGGTACGCCCGCATCGCGGGCGACCGGGGAATCCCCAGCGTCGACCGCGCACACCGCTGGATCGCGTTGCTGGACGTCCTCGACGAATGCGACGACGTGCCGCCCCACTGGTTCGTCAGCGCCGACTTCGACACCGAGGTGGCCCGCCCCGTCGCCGAAGCCGCGGGACGGCTCACCGAACTGGCCTCCCTGCGTGCGCGAGCGGACTTCGACTGGAAGAGGGTCAGCCGCCTGCCCACGGTCGACGGCATCGAGAAGGGCACACCAACCGCGGCGGAACCACCGACCACGATCCCACTGGCGGCTCTCACCGGAGCGGAAGCGCGTGAACTGGCGGAACTGTGCGGCGAGTGGGCTCGGCGCATGGCGGACGCAGCCGGGACCGTCGAAGAGACGGTGCGACGTACCGGCCTTCCCGTCCCCGGGGAGCACCAGGTGGCCCAGCGCCTGCTCGCGGTCGCGGTGGACCTGAGCGCCGAACCCCTCCCGGAGCCCCGCTGGCTTCCCGGAAGCCGGGTCCAGGAAGTCCGGGCCAGTCTCGGGGACTTCACCCGGCAGCGGGCCCAGTTGCGAACCAGCAGGGACGCGGCCAAAGACCTGTTCCATCCCCGCGTCCTCGACCGCGACGACCTCACCGAGTTGCAGAACCGGCTGCGCACCTGGCGGCGGGCGGTTCAGACCGTCACCGAACGCGGGGACGTCCCCGCCCACTGGCTCACCGCCGCCGATTTCACCACGGAGGTCCGCACCCCGGCCACGGCGGCCTGGGAGCGTTGGCGGACCTACGTCCACGCCGAAACCGATCTGCGAGCGTTCACCCGCGTCGACTGGAGGACACTGCCCGACGTCGCCGCGCACACCGACCCCGAGGGAGCGGGAACCGACTTCGACACCGCGGGACTCGGTGCCGACCGGGCGCGCTCCGACGCCGAGTTCTTCGACCGCTGGGCGCGGACCCTGGAGAACCTGCTCGCCACAGGACGTGACATCGCCCGAACCCTGTCGCTTCCCGTCCCCGAGGACCACGACAGTGTTCACACGACGCTGGAGATCGCCGCCCGACTGGAGTCCGCGACCATGCCGTCCCCGGCCTGGCTGGACGAGGACGCACTGCGAGCCGCCCGAGAAACCGCACAGGACGCCCGGGCACAGGTCGCTGAGCTGGCACAGGCCCGCGAAACCGCCTCCGACCTGTTCCACGAGAATCGGGTGCTGACCCAGGAGTGGTTGGCGGAACTGTGCGAGCGGTTCACCGGTTACGGTGCGCTGAGCAGGCTCGGCTCCACCTACCGCGCGGACAGGAAACTGGCCTCCTCGCTCACCGTGACCGGCAACTGGGACAGGAGGATTCCCGAACGGCTGGGCGAGGCGCTCCGATGGCAGCGAGCACACCGGGAACTGGAACAGCGCAGCACCGATTACCAGACCGTTCTCGGCGAGTACTGGGACGGAGAGGACACCGACTTCACCGCGCTCGACACCGCGTTCTGTATCGCGGGATTGATGGTGGCGTCGGCGCCGGAAACCGACCGCAGCGGAGTCCGACGTTTCCTCGCCCACGGTGAGCCCTTGGGGGAAGCGGCCAACCAGCGGGCCAGGACCGCCCTCGACGAACTCCGGTCCTGGCGGGAGGCCCAGAAGTACCTACCCGACGGTGCCGTACTCACCGAACGTCCGCTGGCCGAAGCCGTGGCCTGGCTGCGGGGGGCGGCAGCCCGCCTACGTTCCGACACCGGTCTCATCGACCTGCTCACCCCCGCCGTGGGCAAGGATGCCACCACCACGGACCAGGCACGCGGCATCCGTGACGCACTGCTGCGCCTCCGCGAGGCATGGGTGAACCTCGACCAGGAGGAGAAGGCGGACCGGGCCGTGCTGGGCCCCTTCTGGCAGGCTCCGATCAACCGGGAAACCGAACTGCGCCAGGCGTTGGACTGGGCGGAGCAGGCGAACCGGGTGTGCCGCGAGACCCTGGACGGGCTTGTCGACGGAGTCCGGGGGGAACCCGCCGACATCACGTCGCTCCGTGAACAGGCCGCCGTCTCCGACGTCGCGGAGAGCGACCCCCGGGTACAGGGCGTTCTCGGCACCGCCTACCACCGTGATCGTGCCCTGGCCGCCTCGCTCACCCTGAACAGTCGGTGGCAGGACGAGATCACCGACCGGTTGGACGACGCTCGCCGGTGGCACCGCGACCACTGGCTGCTGCGCGAACAGTTCCCCCGGTTCGCCGACGTCTTCGGCTCGTTCTGGCTGGAGGAGGAGACCGACACGGCCGGAGCCGAGGAGGCGGTCGCCAAGGCCGAACGCTGGCGTCGGGAACTGGACAGCCAGGAGTTGGCGGTCCTGGCGAGTTTCCTCTCCCAGGGAGATCTGAGCGACCTCGCCGACAGCCTGGAACAGGCACGGCACACCCTGGAAGAGTGGCCCACCGTGGCGAGGACCGGACTGGGCGGCACGGCAGCGGTCGCCCGCCTCGCACCGGAGCACGCCACCCGATGGCTGGACGCCAACACCGAACGCGTCGCCCACGCGGCGCAGACGGTCGAAGGAGCCTTCGGCACTGCCGCCGCCTCCGCGACCGTCGCCGAGGCGGACCGGCGGATCCGGTTCGCCCGACAACTCCAAGCGGCCGAAGCCGTCCGGGAGCAGTCCGAGACCGCAGACCGTTCCCTTCTCGGCAGGCTCTACCGCATCGACAAAAACCTGGACGACGTCCTGGGACAGGCGGTCGACTGGGCGCGCGGAGTCCACGACATCGTTTCCGGTCTGCGCGCGGACTCCTCGGAGGGGTGGTCCGCCGAGGCCATCACCGGGTTGCAGGCCGGTAAGAACACCACGGACCTGCGGAGAGCCATCGAGGAATGGGAAGAGGCACGGCAGGCGTTCACCGCGCTGTTCCAGACGGCCGTCCGCCAACGGCTCGCCGAGGAACTGGGGGAGGACCTCACCGAGGCCGAGAAGCGCCTGCTCGGCATGAGAGACAGCGTCGCGTCCCTGGACCAGTGGCGTACTGCGGCGTCCACGGGCGAGGAGATACGCCGGTACGGTCTCGAAGCGCTGCTGCGCCGTTACGTCCAGGCCGGAGGAGACCCGAACCTGTGGCCGGACGCGGTCGAACGGGCCGTACTCCGAGCCTGGGTGGACCAGCGGCTCGCCGAAGACGGACGGCTCCGCCTCGAACCCGGTGAAGCGCGTGATGCGGAAGTAGCGGAATTCCGCAGCCACGACGTTCGACTGCAGGAATGGGCCCGGTACTCGACGCTGCACCACTGGGCGGCACGGCGTTCGCACGTACGGTCGCAGTCCACGGGAATCACCGTCATCAAGCGTGAGGCCGAGAAGAAGCGTCGCCACAAACCGGTACGCCGCCTGATGGAAGAGGCGGGGAGCGACGTGCGTGACATCACCCCGTGCCTGATGATGAGTCCGCTGACCGTCAGCATGTTCCTTCCCCCGGAACTCACCTTCGACGTGGTGATCTTCGACGAGGCATCCCAGGTCAAACCGGCGGACGCGATCAACTGCGTCTACCGGGGCAGAGCGCTCATCGTCGCCGGGGACCAGAAGCAGTTGCCGCCCACCAGCTTCTTCGACCGGGTGGCCGACGAGGACGAGGAGTGGAACGAGGAAGACCCCGACAGCTTCCAGTCGCTGCTGGACATGTGCAAGGCCAGCGGCCGGATGCGGGAGCTGCCGCTGCGCTGGCACTACCGCAGCCGCCACGAGGACCTGATCGCCTTCAGCAACCGCAAGTTCTACGACGGTGAACTCGTCACCTTCCCCGGCGCGCGTGTCGAGGACAACAACACCGGCGTCGTCTTCTTCAGAGCCGACGGCGTCTATGATCGGGGCGGCCGCCGCAACAACCGTATCGAGGCCGAACTGGTCGCACAGCGGGTCATCCACCACTTCCGGACCCGGCCCGGCCTCACCCTGGGCGTTGTCGCGATGTCCCGAGAGCAGGCGGACGCAATCGAGGACGCGGTCGACAAGGCATTCGACCAGTATCCGGAGTTGCGATCCCGCACGAGCGGCGACGACCGGTTGGACGGCTTCTTCGTCAAGAACCTGGAGACGGTCCAGGGCGACGAACGCGACGTCATCATCCTGTCCGTCGGCTACGGCCCCACCAGCGACGGGAAGTTCCACAAGAACTTCGGTCCGCTCAACCGACCGGACGGCTACCGCCGGCTCAACGTCGCCATCACCCGCGCCAAGCACCGGGTGGAGGTCGTCGCCTCCTTCTCCGCCGACCAGGTCGCCCTCGGCCCCAACGACGCCGAAGGGCTGCGGCGGCTGTGCGAATACCTCCGGTATGCCGAATATGGACACGCCGTGCTCGACCCGCAACCCACCGGGGACCGAGACGAGGACACAGCGACGGAGAGCCCGTTCGAGGACTCCGTCATGGCGGTGCTGCGGGAGTGGGGATACGACGTCCAACCGCGGGTCGGTGTGGCCGGATACCGCGTCGACCTCGGGGTGCGCCACCCCCAGGAACCCGGCCGCTACGCCATCGGCATCGAGTGCGACGGGGCGATGTACCACTCCTCCCGCGTGGCCCGCGACCGCGACCGGCTCCGCGAGGGTGTGCTGCGAAACCTCGGCTGGCGGCTGCACCGCATCTGGGGCACCGAGTGGTACCGGGACCGGGAAGAAGCTGAGAAGCGACTCCGGGAGGCGGTGGAGGCGGCGATCGCGGAGACCACACCCCGAGACGACGCGGAACCACCGGCTGAACCGGTGGAGGACGTCCAGGAGCAGGGGACGGCCCAGGAAGCGGAGGGGCCGATTGTCGAGATTCCCGACGAGGACGACGGCGGTGACGTCCCCGAGCCCGTCGCGCACGGACGTCCCTGGCTGGAGGAATATGTCGAGGCCGAGGTGGCGGAATCGGTGATTCCCCACGATCTCGATCCGCGCTCGCCGGAAGCCCGGCCCTACCTGCAGCAGATGTTCTCCGCGATCGCCGCGGTCGAGAGTCCGATCGAAAGGGACCTGCTGTTTCGTCGGGCCTTCGACCACTGGCCGGAAGGGACGCGGCTCACCAAGCCCGTCCGGCAGAACTTCGCGCAGGCACTGCAGGGACTGATCAGAGGAAAACTGCTGCACAAGAAAGACGACACCGTCTGGGCTCCGGGCAGCGAGTTGAGTGTCCGCCGTCCCGCCCCCGGACAGGATCCGCGCAGAGTCGCCGAGGTGCCTCCCGTCGAACGGCGGGAGGCGATGCGGATGCTGGTGGCGGAGTCCCGACGGGTGGCGAGGGAGACCCTGCTGAGGTCGACCCGTGAGGTCTTCGGGTGGAAACGCAGCGGAAAGGACATCACCGCCGCGCTCACCAAAGACCTCGAAGCGCTGCTCGACTCGGGAGAACTCGCGGAGGAGGACGGACTGATCGTCCCGGCCGAGCCCCCCGGGGAGGACAGGTAG
- a CDS encoding serine/threonine-protein kinase, translating into MAFPGEPATVPYVATTDTGYGEKPGPVQTEKYRITGRIGSGGAAVVYAARGPAEERVAVKALRPETAADPAHRERFAREAALLDRVDARRTAAPIDADLHARRPWLAMRHVLGPTVGDSVDADGPMAGVNLVDFTARLAEALADIHRSGIVHRDLKPGNVLLAEDGPRVIDFGIARTVDEPADTDSGEILGSPGWISPEQFRNRVPGPPADVFAWGGLVAYAATGRRPFGSGAVRDTALRVLNGQADLRGVPRSLLPWVQAALDADPDRRPSAAELAAAIGGLAVGRTRSCGAVSRPRTAPPSRSAVRTQPVAPFRRQTPGRAPRRVQRADRRE; encoded by the coding sequence ATGGCTTTTCCCGGGGAACCGGCGACGGTTCCCTATGTGGCGACAACGGATACCGGATACGGGGAGAAACCGGGTCCGGTACAGACAGAAAAATATCGGATCACAGGACGAATCGGGTCGGGGGGCGCCGCGGTGGTCTACGCGGCCCGCGGCCCGGCGGAGGAGCGGGTCGCGGTCAAGGCCCTGCGTCCGGAGACGGCCGCCGACCCGGCCCACCGGGAACGCTTCGCCCGTGAGGCCGCGCTGCTCGACCGCGTCGACGCCCGCCGCACCGCGGCGCCGATCGACGCCGACCTCCACGCCCGCCGACCCTGGCTGGCCATGCGTCACGTCCTCGGGCCGACGGTGGGCGACTCCGTCGACGCCGACGGCCCGATGGCGGGCGTGAACCTGGTGGACTTCACCGCACGACTGGCCGAGGCCCTGGCCGACATCCACCGATCGGGGATCGTGCACCGCGACCTCAAGCCCGGCAACGTCCTGCTGGCTGAGGACGGTCCCCGGGTGATCGACTTCGGGATCGCCCGCACCGTCGACGAGCCCGCCGACACCGATTCAGGGGAGATCCTCGGCTCGCCGGGCTGGATCAGCCCCGAACAGTTCCGCAACCGCGTTCCCGGTCCCCCCGCCGACGTCTTCGCCTGGGGCGGACTGGTCGCCTACGCCGCGACCGGGCGGCGCCCCTTCGGCTCCGGAGCGGTGCGCGACACGGCGCTGCGGGTCCTCAACGGTCAGGCGGACCTGCGCGGTGTCCCCCGGAGCCTGCTGCCCTGGGTGCAGGCGGCGCTGGACGCCGACCCCGACCGCAGGCCCTCAGCTGCGGAGTTGGCCGCCGCGATCGGCGGACTGGCCGTCGGCCGGACCCGAAGCTGCGGCGCGGTCTCCCGGCCGCGCACGGCACCGCCGTCGCGCTCGGCGGTGCGCACCCAACCGGTCGCGCCGTTCCGGCGGCAGACCCCTGGACGGGCGCCCCGGCGCGTGCAGAGGGCCGACCGGCGGGAATGA
- a CDS encoding ABC transporter substrate-binding protein, whose product MSSPRRLLAAIALPLLLPLTACGAQAAEPAADAADGYPVTVGNCGREVTVEAPPQRAVSLNQGSTEILLSLGLADRMVGTATWTDPVAEGLEEANATVPRLADNAPSFEKVLAQEPDFVSASFASTLGEGGVAAREDFENLGVATYLSPADCVKSNEGDGDGVREEPLTMDAVYGEVRDLAAIFGVAERGEELVAELQERVDTATADVDASGVTVLYWFANSEAPYMAGCCGAPGIITGAVGADNVFDDTHAEWPQINWETVADRDPDVLVIGDLTRERQTAETAEAKIRFLETNPVTQHMDAVRNERYILLSGAAMNPSIRTVEGIEKVAQGLRDLGLVD is encoded by the coding sequence ATGTCGTCACCGCGACGCCTCCTCGCCGCGATCGCCCTCCCCCTTCTCCTCCCGCTCACCGCGTGCGGCGCGCAGGCGGCCGAACCCGCGGCCGACGCCGCCGACGGCTATCCCGTGACCGTTGGGAACTGCGGCCGGGAGGTCACCGTCGAAGCCCCGCCGCAGCGGGCGGTCTCGTTGAACCAGGGCTCCACCGAGATCCTGCTCTCCCTCGGCCTGGCCGACCGCATGGTGGGGACCGCGACCTGGACCGACCCGGTCGCCGAGGGGCTGGAGGAGGCCAACGCCACCGTTCCCCGGCTGGCCGACAACGCGCCGTCCTTCGAGAAGGTCCTGGCGCAGGAGCCCGACTTCGTGTCCGCGTCGTTCGCCTCCACCCTCGGCGAGGGCGGGGTCGCCGCGCGCGAGGACTTCGAGAACCTCGGAGTGGCCACCTACCTGTCCCCGGCCGACTGCGTCAAGTCCAACGAGGGCGACGGGGACGGCGTCCGCGAGGAGCCGCTGACGATGGACGCCGTCTACGGGGAGGTGCGCGACCTCGCGGCGATCTTCGGGGTCGCGGAGCGCGGCGAGGAACTCGTCGCCGAACTCCAGGAGCGCGTCGACACCGCCACCGCCGACGTCGACGCCTCCGGAGTCACCGTCCTCTACTGGTTCGCCAACTCCGAAGCCCCCTACATGGCGGGCTGCTGCGGCGCGCCCGGGATCATCACCGGGGCGGTCGGCGCCGACAACGTCTTCGACGACACCCATGCCGAGTGGCCCCAGATCAACTGGGAGACCGTCGCCGACCGCGATCCGGACGTCCTCGTCATCGGCGACCTCACCCGCGAGAGACAGACCGCGGAGACCGCGGAGGCCAAGATCCGCTTCCTGGAGACCAATCCGGTCACCCAGCACATGGACGCGGTGAGGAACGAACGCTACATCCTGCTCAGCGGCGCTGCCATGAATCCGTCGATCCGCACCGTCGAGGGGATCGAGAAGGTCGCCCAGGGGCTGCGCGACCTCGGCCTCGTGGACTGA
- a CDS encoding FecCD family ABC transporter permease → MTRLGPGGVLLLWTGGLVLLVLSVAVAITFGPADIAVGDVAAVVASRLGGGETALTPIREGIIWDLRLPRTLLAAVCGAGLGVCGAVLQSLLRNPLADPFLLGVSSGASTGAVLVVVLGVGGGAVSLSAGAFAGALCSFACVLLLGYASGGTTDRLVLSGVAAMQLFSALTSFIVISSADAEQTRGVLFWLLGSLSGASWTDVSLGAAALGAVLLVAVHTATALDAFAFGSDAAASLGVSVARVRLLLLTATALLTAVLVSVAGAIGFVGLVLPHAVRALVGSGHRRLLPTTALAGAVFLVWVDTVARTAMDPQEIPVGVVTSLVGVPAFAVVLYRGRKGT, encoded by the coding sequence GTGACCAGGCTCGGCCCCGGAGGGGTCCTCCTGCTGTGGACGGGCGGCCTCGTCCTGCTCGTGCTCTCCGTCGCCGTGGCGATCACGTTCGGTCCCGCCGACATCGCCGTCGGAGACGTCGCCGCGGTCGTCGCCTCCCGGCTCGGCGGAGGCGAGACCGCCCTCACCCCCATCCGCGAGGGGATCATCTGGGACCTGCGGCTGCCCCGCACCCTGCTCGCCGCGGTGTGCGGGGCGGGACTCGGCGTCTGCGGCGCGGTCCTGCAGTCCCTGCTGCGCAACCCGCTCGCCGATCCCTTCCTGCTCGGTGTCTCCTCGGGCGCCTCGACGGGGGCGGTCCTGGTGGTGGTGCTCGGCGTGGGCGGCGGGGCGGTGTCGCTGTCCGCGGGTGCCTTCGCGGGAGCGCTGTGCTCCTTCGCCTGCGTGCTGCTGCTCGGCTACGCCTCCGGCGGCACCACCGACCGCCTCGTCCTCTCCGGGGTCGCCGCCATGCAGCTGTTCTCGGCGCTGACGTCGTTCATCGTGATCTCCTCCGCCGACGCCGAGCAGACCCGCGGCGTGCTGTTCTGGCTGCTGGGCTCGCTCAGCGGCGCGAGCTGGACCGACGTGTCCCTGGGCGCCGCCGCCCTGGGCGCGGTGCTGCTGGTGGCCGTCCACACCGCCACCGCGTTGGACGCGTTCGCCTTCGGCAGCGACGCGGCGGCCTCGCTCGGCGTCTCCGTCGCCCGCGTCCGGCTGCTGCTGCTCACCGCCACCGCCCTGCTGACCGCCGTCCTGGTGAGCGTGGCCGGAGCGATCGGGTTCGTGGGACTGGTGCTGCCGCACGCCGTGCGCGCCCTCGTCGGTTCCGGGCACCGGCGGCTGCTGCCCACCACCGCCCTGGCGGGGGCGGTCTTCCTGGTGTGGGTCGACACCGTCGCCCGCACCGCCATGGACCCGCAGGAGATCCCGGTGGGGGTGGTGACCTCACTGGTCGGGGTGCCCGCCTTCGCGGTCGTCCTCTACCGGGGACGCAAGGGGACGTGA
- a CDS encoding ABC transporter ATP-binding protein: MGLNAENVSWTADGRMIVDGVSLEPRAGETVGLLGPNGSGKSTLLRLLAGVRPTSSGVVRLDGNPLETLGRRAVARRVAVVEQHATTQVDMSVLDVVRLGRIPHRRPWAARTAEDEEAVREAVRHTRLEERLGQSWHTLSGGERQRVQIARALAQRPRELLLDEPTNHLDIQYQLELLALVARLPVTSVVALHDLNLAAMFCDRLVVLKHGRAVAAGTPEQVLTEELIADVYNVRAVVTRDGPNGSPSVRFLPPVPGNGDPAPAGADTVGDLPRAGG; the protein is encoded by the coding sequence GTGGGGCTGAACGCGGAGAACGTCTCGTGGACGGCGGACGGCAGGATGATCGTCGACGGGGTGAGCCTCGAACCCCGCGCGGGCGAGACCGTGGGACTGCTCGGCCCCAACGGTTCGGGGAAGTCGACGCTGCTGCGCCTGCTCGCCGGGGTGCGGCCGACGTCGTCGGGGGTGGTCCGGCTCGACGGGAATCCCCTGGAGACGCTGGGCCGCAGGGCCGTCGCGCGGCGGGTCGCCGTCGTCGAGCAGCACGCCACCACCCAGGTCGACATGAGCGTCCTCGACGTGGTGCGCCTGGGGCGGATCCCGCACCGGCGCCCCTGGGCGGCCCGCACCGCGGAGGACGAGGAGGCGGTGCGCGAGGCCGTCCGCCACACCCGGCTGGAGGAGCGGCTCGGGCAGTCCTGGCACACCCTGTCCGGGGGAGAGCGCCAGCGGGTGCAGATCGCCCGGGCCCTCGCCCAACGGCCACGCGAACTGCTGCTGGACGAGCCCACCAACCACCTGGACATCCAGTACCAGTTGGAGCTGCTCGCCCTCGTCGCGCGCCTCCCGGTCACCAGCGTGGTCGCGCTGCACGACCTCAACCTCGCGGCGATGTTCTGCGACCGCCTGGTGGTGCTCAAGCACGGCCGGGCCGTCGCGGCGGGGACGCCCGAGCAGGTGCTGACCGAGGAGCTGATCGCCGACGTCTACAACGTCCGCGCCGTGGTGACCCGCGACGGCCCGAACGGCAGCCCCTCCGTCCGCTTCCTGCCCCCGGTCCCGGGGAACGGGGACCCGGCGCCCGCGGGGGCCGACACGGTCGGAGACCTCCCCCGCGCCGGGGGGTGA